TTGAATCATTTGTCTAAGTTTTTCGCCTTGTTTTTCTTTATATTCATCATCAGCTGGGCTTGATGATATAAAGAATTTTTGAAGATCAATATCTCTGTCTGAAAACAGTAAAATACATTCACTCTCTAATTGATCTCGGCCTGCTCTACCCGCTTCTTGATAATAAGATTCAATATCTTGTGGCATATTATAGTGAATGACAAACCTGACGTTAGATTTATCAATACCCATACCAAACGCATTCGTAGCGATAGCTAGTTTGATATCATCTTCAATAAATTTACGTTGTGCACGCTCTCTTTCGTCTTTAGGCAAGCCTGCATGGTACATAACATTCTGTATATCCAAATCATCTAATGTTTCACTCAACTGCTCTACTTGTTTTCTAGTAGAACAATAAATAATACCTGAATGTTTAATATTACTTTTCACATAATCTTTAACAAAATTGAGTCTTTGATACGTATTATTCACTTTAAATGTTAAGTTTTCACGTTTAATAGATGTTTCAACAACATCATTTTCAGCTATGCCCAACTTTTGAGAGATATCTGCTTGTACTTCTTTAGTCGCTGTTGCAGTTAAAGCCACGAGCCTAAAGTGATGAGGTAAACTCATAACATGTTTTATGACCTCTTGGTAACTCGGTCTAAAATCATGTCCCCATTTAGAAATACAATGTGCCTCATCAAACGCTATAAGTTGAACATTACACTTGTTAATCATTTGAATAAACTGCGGTTGGTTAAATCGTTCTGGTGCAATATATAGAAAATCTAACTGCCCTGAAACGAGTTCATGCTCTACTCTCTTCTTTTCCTTACTCGTTAAAGTACTATTTAAAAATTCAGCTTTAATCCCCATTGATTTTAAGCTATCAACTTGGTCTTTCATTAAAGAAATCAGTGGACTAATGACAATTGTGAGTCCATCTAAATATAGACCTGGCACTTGATAACAAATTGATTTACCGCCACCAGTAGGCATAACGCCTAAAGTAGGACGATGATTAATGACTTTATCTATAATTTCTTTCTGTCCATCTCTAAATTGCTGATATCCGAAATACTCTTTTAAAATATTTTGCATCTATATTTACACCTCTATACGCTTATAATCTGTCTGATAAGGATGACCAACGCTTATAATCTTCTTCGTATTGCGCTTCAATTGATGTTTTTTCATTTGTCAGTTCGTTTAACTTTTCATAATTTGTCGCATGTTCAACCATTTCTTGTTCAATCTTTTCTAATCTTGTTTCAATATATTCAATATTCTCTTCTAGTTGTTCAAGTTCTCGTTTTTCTTTAAATGATAATCTACCAGTTGGTTTAGATTTCGATTCAGCTTTTTGTGCTTCTTTATGTTGTTGTGAAGATTTTTTATCAACCGTTCTTTTGTACGCTAAATAATCTTCAAAAGTACCTAACATTGGTTCGATTTGTTTGTCATGAATATACCAATATTTATTAGCCACTTTATTTAAAAAGTATCTATCATGGCTTACAGTTATAACTGTTCCACCAAATTCATTAATATAAGCTTCAAGTATCGTTAATGTTTCAGTGTCTAGATCATTTGTTGGTTCATCTAAAATTAATACATTAGGCTCATGTACTAACAATTTAAGTAGATATAGTCTCTTCTGTTCGCCACCTGACAGCTTATTAATTCGAGTGCCATGCGTTTGACTAGGAAATAGAAATCTTTCAAGCAACTGGGTAACTGATACAACTGTCCCATCTTTCTCTTTCGCTACTTCACTTTCTTCTCTCAAGTAATCAATCATTCTTTCGTCAGAAGTTAAACTTTCGTCTTGCTGTTTAAAGTATGCTATTTTAACCGTTTGACCTGTAATCAAGTTACCGTCAAATGTTTGATCTAAGCCACTTATAATGTTAAGCAATGTTGTTTTACCTGCTCCATTTCCCCCAACAATTCCAATTCTATCGCCCTTTTGTATAATTGTTGTAAATGGATCAAATAAAGTTCTGTCACCTATTGATTTAGAGACATCCTCTAATTCAAAGACTTGTTTACCTAAACGTGAGTGCGCTAAATTTAAACTTGCCTCTCCTTGTGTCTTTTTATTAGACAAATCATCTTCTAAATCATTAAATCTGTTGATTCTTGCTTGTTGTTTAGTTGAACGAGCTTTAGCGCCTTGTCTCATCCAGTGTAATTCTTGTTTATAAAGTGCTTTTTTCTTAACATTTTGTTGAGCTTCTATCTCTTCTTTCTCAGCTCTTGCTTCAATATAAGACTCATAGTTACCTGGATAGCTTGTCAATTTACCATTTGAAAGTTCTACAATTCTAGTAGAAACTTGATTTAAAAAGTGACGATCATGTGTAACAAACATGATTGTATGAGGATATTGTTTTACATAATTAACGAGCCATTCAATTCCTTCAATATCTAAATGGTTTGTTGGTTCATCTAATAATAATAAATCTGGTTTACGTATCAATTCTTTTGCTAGTGCAACTCTTTTTTGTTGACCACCGCTTAATGTCGATATTTTTTTAAGATAGTCATTTATGCCTAGTTTTGATAGAATAGTTTTAACGTCTGCACTGTAATCCCATGCATTTAATCGATCCATATCCGATTGGTATTTCATCATAAGATCTAAATCTTTAGGATCGGCAGTCTGTTGATATTGATTTAAAGCGTTTTCGTATTGGGCAATGACTTTTGTCATTTCAGTTTCATTATTCAACACTTCATCTATTACAGTTAAAGTCGCATCGAGTTCGGGTTTCTGGCTCGCATATGCTATTTCATATTGATTAGGATAAGATATTTTCGCATCATAATCGTCATCAATATTTGCTATCACTTTAAGCAAAGTACTCTTACCTGTTCCATTTATACCAACGAGTCCAATGCGCTCTTTGTATGAAACGGATAAATCTAAATCATCAAAAATAACCTTGTCACCGTATTGCTTATTAAGTTTTTCAATTTTATATGCTTCCATGAATTAACACCCTTTAATTTTCTCAGTTTTCAATTAATATATTATACACTTTTTTTCACACAAAAGATATGAAGGAGCAAAAACTATGCAAGACTTTTTTATAGAACTACCACCATATTTACATGCATTATTTGCAGGTATCATCACATGGCTGTTAACTGCATTCGGTGCATCGTTCGTTTATTTGTTTAAAGATATAGATACAAAAGTAATCAATACTATGCAAGGATTTGCAGCAGGTGTCATGATTGCAGCTAGTTTTTGGTCATTATTACAACCTTCGATAGAGCAAAGTTCTAACTCCGCCATGCCATGGTTGCCAGCAGCAATCGGCTTTTTATTAGGTGGATTGTTCATTAGACTATTAGACTTCGTCATACCGCATGCACATCAAAACGCAGTCGATAAAAGTCAAAAAGTAGAAGGTCCTGATACTCAATTAGGAAAGAACACATTACTATTTTTAGCCATTACACTACATAATATTCCAGAAGGTATGGCAATAGGTGTAGCTTTTGGTGGGGTCGCAACTGGTAATAATGGTGCCACATTATTAGGTGCGCTCGGCTTAGCAATAGGTATTGGTATTCAAAACATTCCAGAAGGTGCAGCACTTTCAATGCCAATACGCGCTTCAGGATTAACAAGATGGAAGTCATTCAACTATGGTCAAGCTTCAGCATTAGTTGAGCCAGTATTCGCGATGTTAGGCGCATTACTTGTCGTCATCGCTGCACCTGTATTACCATATGCACTCGCATTTGCAGCCGGCGCAATGATATTCGTAGTTGTAGAAGAATTAATACCTGAATCACAATCTGGCAATAATACAGACTTAGCAACGTTAGGACTCATGGGCGGTTTTACGATCATGATGATACTAGACGTTGCATTAGGTTAATCAAGTCTCTATACAAAAACAAGAGTCTGGGACATTAACATCCCAGATTAACTTAAAAGAGCGTAAATTCTTTAAAAAATAAGAATTTACGCTCTTTTTACTATAATTTTTAATTTTGGTAGCTCTTAGAGCTACCATTTTTCTTATGTTTGTTGCCATTAAGGCAATCCCTAATTCACGTTTCACTTTTGTTTTCCCTCTAAGAGAAACTCGAGTGAAACCCAAAATAGCCTTCAAATATCCAAAAACTGGCTCTACATCAATCTTTCTTTGTTTGTAGATTTTTTCAGTTTCAGGTTTTGAAAGCAACTTTTGTGTCATATGTTTAAAGTATTCCCACACATTGTTTTTCATTATTTTTTTATTTGTACTCTGGTATGCATTTTTTCTACATAAATCAAATAGTTCGCAGTTATTACAATTATCACTTTCATATAACTTGAAATCTCGTTTATATTTATACTTATCGATTCGATAAGTGTATCGTTTGAATGGCAATCTGCGATTGCTTGGACATATGATTTCATCTCTAAGTTCATCATACTTCCAATTTTGTGTGTTATATATGTTTTCTTTATATTTCTTGGTTTGTTCTTTTAAGTACATACTATAAGTTATCAATGGTGTTCTGTTAAATTCATCTAGAATCGTTTTATAATTTTCCTCACTGCCGTAGCCAGCATCTGCGACAATATAGTTTGGTAGATTAAAATAGTTATTTCTAATATTATTTAAAAATGGTGTAAGTGTTCTAGTATCAGTTGGATTAGGAAATAGGTCATAAGATAAAACAAATTGTGAATTTGTTGCGATTTGTAAATTGTATCCTGGTTTTAATTGTCCGTTCATCATGTGGTCATCTTTCATTCTCATAAAAGTTGCATCATGATCTGTTTTAGAATAGCTATTTCTTTCACCTAATATATCCAATTGTTTTTTATACTTTATTTGTCTATCGATATTTTCACTTAACAATTTTTTAGTCTTTTTTATTTCCGTTCTTTCTGAACGCATCGTTTTTCGTTCTGCTACATCTTTAGAGTTGCTAATATCATTGTTTAAATCTTCGATTTTTTCTTCTAATCTGTTTTTGAATTCATAAAGTGTTTCAAGTGTAATATCTTGGGTCTCACCTTTTAACTCAGGTATTACTTCATTTACAATGGCTTCACGATAGATTTCTTTCGATTGTTCAACCACTTTTTTATTAAATCTTTCTGTGTTTTTTCTCCAAACAAAAGTGTATTTATTGGCATTTGCTTCAATCTTAGTACCGTCTATATAAATACTTTCCTCATCAATAAGGTTTTGTTCTATGAGTTGTGTTCTAAAATTTATAAATAGTGATTGTAATAATCGATCAATTATAGGATTAACTCTGAAACGATTTATCGTTCGATAAGAAGGTGTTTGATTCTGTGACAACCACATCATACGAACACTGTCTTTAAGAAGACTTTCAATTCTTCTTCCAGAAAAAACAGATTGTGTATATGAATAAAGTATAATCTTTAACATTAATTTAGGGTGATATGAGGATGCACCACGAACGTGAGTAAATTCGTAGAATTCTTCATTAGGTATGGTTTCTACGATTTGATTTACAAAATGAGCAATATCATTTTCTGGAATTAAAACTTCAATATCTAGTGGTAGAGTTAATTGAGACATGTTATAATTTTTATACATAGAGCACCTCGTTAATTTAGTTTTTGTTGTGATTAATTAAATTATACGAAAGTGCTTTATTTTTTTGTATAAGAATGGATATTTTGTCACGATTTTGTAAAGTGCTGACGCCCGGGGGAATAGTATGCGTGAGAGACTACAGGCTCGAGCCATACCCCCAGGCAAGCATGCACGCACAAAATCGTAGATTTTATAAATAAAGGAAAGAGAGCTAATCCGAAAATTATGGATTAGCTCTCTTTATTTGAGAATAGGTATTTATGTCCCACGCTCTTGTTTCTTTTTTTATTCTTCTTGATAGCCATTACCTGGTTTATACTCATAGTCTGATGGCTTAATTTTCTTGAAGTCTGGATTGTCGTAGAATCGGAATAAGTCTCCGTGTAATAACTGATCGGATAATTCCAGTTCTTTTTCTACATTATTTTTATTTTTCTCTAAATCTTTAGGTTTCGTCTTCATAGGTTGGTTCGTCTTGTTGTCATAAACTGCACTACCTATCGATTTATATTTCGGCGTGATAAAGTCACCATTTCTAAATGCGACTGTTTCATCATGTCCTTTAGATAATAAATCTGTTCCGAACATCAGATAGTTATTTGATTTTATACCTAATACATCTAATAAAGTAGGCATAACGTCAACTTGACCACCATATCTTTCATCAACGCCACCTTCTAAACCTGGAACTTTCATGAAGAATGGTGTTCTGTTTAAGTCCATAAATTTAGCTGGTGTGATTTCATCTTCACCTAATAAGTTAGCCATCGCTTTATTATGGTTCTCTGAAATACCATAATGGTCACCATATATGATGATAACTGAATCATCGTATAAGCCTTCTTTTTTAAGTTGTGTCATAAATTTCTCTAGTGACTCATCTAAATAACGTGCAGTTTGGATATAACCATCTAATGTTGCACTACCCGTATCTGGTTTCTCGATTGTTGCGTCTTCCGGACTCACCGTAAATGGGTAATGATTCGTTAACGTAATTAAATGAGAATAGAAAGGTTGTTTTTGTTCTTTTAAGTGCGCAATAGATTCATCAAAGAATACTTCATCTTTTAAACCTAAGTTTTCAAGATTTTTTTGTTGCATATCATAATAAGTTGCATCGTAGAACTTATCTACACCAAAATGTTTGTACACTTGATCTCTATTCCAGAATGTTTTGTAATCCCCATGCATGACAGAAGTTTCATAACCACCTCGCTGGTTTAATATAGCTGGTAATGATTGATAAGTGTTGTCACCTTTCAGTGAGAACGCCGAACCTTGTGGCAGACCATAAATACTATTATCCATCGTTAATTCGGAATCGGCTGTTTTACCTTGACCAGTTTGATGGAAGAAGTTTGGATAATATTTATAATCTTTATTACCTTTAGCTAACGAGTTTAAATAAGGTGTTACTTCTTCACCGTTCACTTTGAAATCGATTAAGAAGGATTGGAAACTTTCTAAATGAATCTTAATGACATTCTTATCTTTAGCAATACCAAATGTTTCTTTGTTAGGTTCTTGATATTTTTGTTTCGTATAGTTTTTAACTTCAGTTAAATCATCTTCACTTGCTAAAGCTTTTTGTGAATTATTTTGAATCGTTTTGACACCATCATATACAGTGAAGTTATATGGTCCTAAATATTTAACTAAATATTTATGGTCAAATGTTCTTGTTAATAATTCTGGTCTATCTGACTCTGCAAAAGCTAAGTTTAAGAAAAATAATG
This portion of the Mammaliicoccus vitulinus genome encodes:
- a CDS encoding ABC-F family ATP-binding cassette domain-containing protein; this encodes MEAYKIEKLNKQYGDKVIFDDLDLSVSYKERIGLVGINGTGKSTLLKVIANIDDDYDAKISYPNQYEIAYASQKPELDATLTVIDEVLNNETEMTKVIAQYENALNQYQQTADPKDLDLMMKYQSDMDRLNAWDYSADVKTILSKLGINDYLKKISTLSGGQQKRVALAKELIRKPDLLLLDEPTNHLDIEGIEWLVNYVKQYPHTIMFVTHDRHFLNQVSTRIVELSNGKLTSYPGNYESYIEARAEKEEIEAQQNVKKKALYKQELHWMRQGAKARSTKQQARINRFNDLEDDLSNKKTQGEASLNLAHSRLGKQVFELEDVSKSIGDRTLFDPFTTIIQKGDRIGIVGGNGAGKTTLLNIISGLDQTFDGNLITGQTVKIAYFKQQDESLTSDERMIDYLREESEVAKEKDGTVVSVTQLLERFLFPSQTHGTRINKLSGGEQKRLYLLKLLVHEPNVLILDEPTNDLDTETLTILEAYINEFGGTVITVSHDRYFLNKVANKYWYIHDKQIEPMLGTFEDYLAYKRTVDKKSSQQHKEAQKAESKSKPTGRLSFKEKRELEQLEENIEYIETRLEKIEQEMVEHATNYEKLNELTNEKTSIEAQYEEDYKRWSSLSDRL
- the ltaS gene encoding polyglycerol-phosphate lipoteichoic acid synthase LtaS, which produces MKTKNRKIGVFTFFLLTILAIALKTYFAYYVDLSLGVKGLVQNLILLMNPYSLIALILSVFLFFKGKKSFWFIFIMGFVLTFLLYANVVYFRFFSDFLTFSTLNQVSNVESMSGAVYSSFSWYDFIYFIDTIVFLFVLIFKSKWFTTKAFPKKFVPVVMGVAVALFFLNLAFAESDRPELLTRTFDHKYLVKYLGPYNFTVYDGVKTIQNNSQKALASEDDLTEVKNYTKQKYQEPNKETFGIAKDKNVIKIHLESFQSFLIDFKVNGEEVTPYLNSLAKGNKDYKYYPNFFHQTGQGKTADSELTMDNSIYGLPQGSAFSLKGDNTYQSLPAILNQRGGYETSVMHGDYKTFWNRDQVYKHFGVDKFYDATYYDMQQKNLENLGLKDEVFFDESIAHLKEQKQPFYSHLITLTNHYPFTVSPEDATIEKPDTGSATLDGYIQTARYLDESLEKFMTQLKKEGLYDDSVIIIYGDHYGISENHNKAMANLLGEDEITPAKFMDLNRTPFFMKVPGLEGGVDERYGGQVDVMPTLLDVLGIKSNNYLMFGTDLLSKGHDETVAFRNGDFITPKYKSIGSAVYDNKTNQPMKTKPKDLEKNKNNVEKELELSDQLLHGDLFRFYDNPDFKKIKPSDYEYKPGNGYQEE
- a CDS encoding IS1182 family transposase, with product MYKNYNMSQLTLPLDIEVLIPENDIAHFVNQIVETIPNEEFYEFTHVRGASSYHPKLMLKIILYSYTQSVFSGRRIESLLKDSVRMMWLSQNQTPSYRTINRFRVNPIIDRLLQSLFINFRTQLIEQNLIDEESIYIDGTKIEANANKYTFVWRKNTERFNKKVVEQSKEIYREAIVNEVIPELKGETQDITLETLYEFKNRLEEKIEDLNNDISNSKDVAERKTMRSERTEIKKTKKLLSENIDRQIKYKKQLDILGERNSYSKTDHDATFMRMKDDHMMNGQLKPGYNLQIATNSQFVLSYDLFPNPTDTRTLTPFLNNIRNNYFNLPNYIVADAGYGSEENYKTILDEFNRTPLITYSMYLKEQTKKYKENIYNTQNWKYDELRDEIICPSNRRLPFKRYTYRIDKYKYKRDFKLYESDNCNNCELFDLCRKNAYQSTNKKIMKNNVWEYFKHMTQKLLSKPETEKIYKQRKIDVEPVFGYLKAILGFTRVSLRGKTKVKRELGIALMATNIRKMVALRATKIKNYSKKSVNSYFLKNLRSFKLIWDVNVPDSCFCIET
- the recQ gene encoding DNA helicase RecQ, whose translation is MQNILKEYFGYQQFRDGQKEIIDKVINHRPTLGVMPTGGGKSICYQVPGLYLDGLTIVISPLISLMKDQVDSLKSMGIKAEFLNSTLTSKEKKRVEHELVSGQLDFLYIAPERFNQPQFIQMINKCNVQLIAFDEAHCISKWGHDFRPSYQEVIKHVMSLPHHFRLVALTATATKEVQADISQKLGIAENDVVETSIKRENLTFKVNNTYQRLNFVKDYVKSNIKHSGIIYCSTRKQVEQLSETLDDLDIQNVMYHAGLPKDERERAQRKFIEDDIKLAIATNAFGMGIDKSNVRFVIHYNMPQDIESYYQEAGRAGRDQLESECILLFSDRDIDLQKFFISSSPADDEYKEKQGEKLRQMIQYTKTTKCLEAMMIHYFNPDEKLEECGRCSSCIQSEKSYNMTTEAQKILSCVARLKQKEKRNMIIQVLRGEQTPQISSLGYNELSTYGILKDYTTNECHHLLDELRYKGYLNEHKEILSVDQDAMEVLRGNVEIMTTPFKSKPKEIVDIQTIADVDRALFERLIEVRKDLSKELEVSPLSIFSDQILEQFAKRLPESKKEMILIDGIGSYKLKHYCPIFIDTIKSYKQPI
- a CDS encoding ZIP family metal transporter, coding for MQDFFIELPPYLHALFAGIITWLLTAFGASFVYLFKDIDTKVINTMQGFAAGVMIAASFWSLLQPSIEQSSNSAMPWLPAAIGFLLGGLFIRLLDFVIPHAHQNAVDKSQKVEGPDTQLGKNTLLFLAITLHNIPEGMAIGVAFGGVATGNNGATLLGALGLAIGIGIQNIPEGAALSMPIRASGLTRWKSFNYGQASALVEPVFAMLGALLVVIAAPVLPYALAFAAGAMIFVVVEELIPESQSGNNTDLATLGLMGGFTIMMILDVALG